A DNA window from Aureibaculum sp. 2308TA14-22 contains the following coding sequences:
- a CDS encoding DUF368 domain-containing protein, with protein MAKERTVSDKFFLFLKGLAMGAANKVPGVSGGIVAFVGGFYEELIYSLQKVNAKAFKLLFNGRFKSFYNYTNAQFLILIFAGSIFSYFSVSQVLDYFIKNYELYVWSTFFGMIIGSIYYISKQFKDWSTQNIIGIISGIVVGIAISFMNPAKENDNLFFVFFCGIIGVTGMTLPGLSGSFILILLGNYVLLLVDSVNMLYKTIIDIFQGNFEFLKDTIRVRYLKIVAVFGAGSAFGLVFTSQILAYVLKRWHQLVTAIIIGFISGSLGIVWPWKRAVYKLDNGNFLLDSKGEKIIQNYKRFIPKITETETWIAIAFIMLGVAIVLLIDFYGKNAKRKKVRINR; from the coding sequence ATGGCTAAAGAACGAACCGTTTCAGATAAATTCTTCCTTTTTTTAAAAGGACTAGCAATGGGGGCTGCCAATAAGGTACCCGGTGTTTCGGGAGGTATAGTTGCTTTTGTGGGCGGATTTTATGAGGAATTAATCTATTCTCTCCAAAAAGTGAATGCCAAAGCATTCAAATTACTATTTAACGGTCGTTTTAAGAGTTTTTACAACTATACCAATGCCCAATTTTTAATCTTGATTTTTGCCGGCAGTATATTTAGTTACTTCAGTGTTTCTCAGGTACTTGATTATTTTATAAAGAATTACGAACTATACGTTTGGAGTACTTTTTTTGGGATGATAATCGGCTCAATTTATTATATAAGTAAGCAATTTAAAGATTGGTCAACTCAAAATATTATAGGTATTATTTCGGGCATTGTGGTTGGTATAGCCATCAGTTTTATGAATCCTGCCAAAGAAAATGACAATTTGTTTTTTGTGTTTTTTTGTGGAATAATTGGTGTAACTGGTATGACGCTTCCAGGGTTGTCGGGCTCGTTTATTCTGATATTATTGGGCAATTATGTACTCCTTTTGGTCGATTCGGTAAATATGTTATATAAAACCATTATCGATATTTTTCAAGGCAATTTTGAATTTTTAAAAGATACGATTAGGGTTAGATATTTAAAAATTGTAGCTGTTTTTGGTGCTGGATCGGCTTTTGGCTTGGTGTTTACCTCACAAATATTAGCTTATGTTTTAAAACGTTGGCACCAGTTGGTAACTGCTATTATAATTGGATTTATAAGTGGTTCTTTAGGTATAGTATGGCCATGGAAACGTGCTGTGTATAAATTGGATAATGGAAATTTTTTATTAGACTCTAAAGGAGAAAAGATTATACAAAACTATAAACGATTTATTCCTAAGATTACAGAAACAGAAACTTGGATAGCCATTGCTTTTATTATGTTGGGAGTTGCAATTGTTTTATTGATAGATTTTTATGGAAAAAATGCAAAAAGAAAGAAAGTTCGGATTAATAGGTAA
- a CDS encoding shikimate dehydrogenase family protein, with protein MEKMQKERKFGLIGKDISYSFSRHYFTKKFQELKLENHRYVNFDLQTIEDFSQINLEEVSGFNVTIPYKEKIMQFLDKVDGVAKEIGAVNTIKITNENQLIGHNTDYYGFEESLKPFLKSHHKKALVLGTGGASKAILFVLKKMHIDYLVVSRTPKNKQISYQDITKKLIGNYTVIINSTPLGTYPNVDKCPDLPYQYITEQYLLFDLIYNPEKTTFLTKGEANGATIINGLKMLELQAEKAWTIWNL; from the coding sequence ATGGAAAAAATGCAAAAAGAAAGAAAGTTCGGATTAATAGGTAAAGATATATCCTATTCGTTTTCCAGACATTATTTTACTAAAAAATTTCAAGAATTAAAGTTGGAAAATCATCGATATGTAAATTTTGATTTGCAAACTATTGAAGATTTTTCTCAAATTAATCTAGAAGAAGTAAGTGGGTTTAACGTAACAATACCTTACAAAGAAAAAATTATGCAATTTTTAGATAAGGTTGATGGTGTTGCCAAAGAAATAGGAGCGGTAAATACTATTAAAATTACAAATGAAAACCAGTTGATTGGCCACAATACAGACTATTATGGATTTGAAGAGTCCTTGAAGCCATTTTTAAAATCGCATCATAAAAAGGCTTTGGTATTGGGTACTGGTGGTGCATCAAAGGCCATATTATTTGTACTTAAAAAAATGCATATTGATTATTTAGTAGTTTCCCGAACACCTAAAAACAAACAAATATCTTATCAAGACATCACTAAAAAATTAATCGGTAATTACACGGTAATTATCAATAGTACCCCACTGGGTACTTATCCTAATGTAGATAAGTGTCCTGATCTTCCATATCAATATATTACTGAACAGTATCTGTTGTTCGATTTAATTTACAATCCTGAAAAAACTACATTTTTAACTAAGGGTGAAGCAAATGGAGCAACAATTATAAACGGGTTAAAAATGTTGGAACTACAAGCAGAAAAAGCTTGGACTATTTGGAATTTGTAA
- a CDS encoding DUF349 domain-containing protein, whose product MLDNKPNSIESENSTIKPTDVIAENVDKLKTEDIADKHSEEENEQSDSSNTEENTDSTLANSSEVNEDKSDVSENNTALVDESVSKSSEDKEVVEQKVNYEKLDLEGLVKELQKLLKSGTITDIKSDVEAIKKNFNKKFGQLLVEKKETFLADGGNEIDFYYSTPIKSTYNDLLFEYKTKREAYYANKASEQKENLVKRLALIEELKELIDTAEPSTMYGLFKELQDKWRAIGRIPSAQYNDTWRTYEHHVERFYDLLHLSNDLRDLDFKHNLEEKIKLAERAEQLAEMTDLNAAFKELQVLHRLWKEEVGPVGREHREGIWERFSNATKKIHEKRHEHQKVLESKYEENVDKKRAVIDKISNLTEDDSKGSHKFWQQKIKELEELRQQFFKIGKVPRSVNDKIWKEFKESTRKFNRQKNAYYKNVKSEQHENLKKKNALVEKAESLKDSEDFDATTDIMKQIQAEWKTIGHVPRKYSDKIWKQFKNACNHYFDRLHGKQDEANKEQVEAFNKKKELLENLKNQANKNESLGLDVINSYIEDWNKLERLPHNMNHIEVKFNKTLNSLYSKLDLNEKEIAMLKFKNMVNNYLETKNHRKLENEQQFVRKKIDEVTREIQQLENNMGFFANADSDSPLLRGVQDNIENYNQQLEIWKTKLDYITKLEY is encoded by the coding sequence ATGTTAGACAACAAGCCAAATAGTATAGAGAGCGAGAATTCAACAATAAAGCCTACGGATGTTATTGCAGAAAATGTTGATAAATTAAAAACAGAAGATATTGCTGATAAGCATTCGGAAGAAGAAAATGAACAGTCTGATAGTTCCAATACAGAAGAAAATACTGATTCAACATTAGCAAACTCATCCGAAGTTAATGAGGATAAATCTGATGTTAGCGAGAATAATACTGCTCTGGTTGATGAGTCTGTATCTAAATCATCTGAAGATAAGGAAGTAGTTGAGCAAAAAGTAAACTACGAGAAATTAGATTTGGAGGGGTTGGTAAAAGAGCTTCAAAAATTGCTTAAATCTGGGACAATTACCGATATTAAAAGTGATGTTGAGGCTATAAAAAAGAATTTCAATAAAAAATTCGGTCAACTGTTAGTAGAAAAAAAAGAAACTTTTTTAGCAGATGGGGGTAATGAGATTGACTTCTATTATAGCACTCCGATAAAATCTACCTATAACGATTTACTTTTTGAGTATAAAACGAAAAGAGAAGCTTATTATGCAAATAAAGCAAGTGAGCAAAAAGAAAATTTAGTAAAACGTTTGGCTCTAATTGAAGAATTAAAAGAACTTATTGATACTGCTGAACCATCTACAATGTATGGTCTTTTTAAAGAGCTACAAGATAAATGGCGTGCTATTGGAAGGATTCCTAGTGCACAGTACAATGACACTTGGCGTACCTATGAACACCATGTAGAACGATTTTACGATCTGTTGCATTTAAGTAACGATTTGCGAGACCTAGATTTTAAACATAATTTAGAAGAAAAAATAAAACTAGCGGAACGAGCGGAGCAATTAGCGGAGATGACCGATTTAAACGCTGCTTTTAAAGAACTTCAGGTATTACATAGATTGTGGAAAGAAGAAGTGGGGCCAGTGGGTAGAGAGCATCGTGAAGGAATATGGGAACGTTTTAGTAATGCCACAAAAAAAATTCACGAGAAAAGACATGAGCATCAAAAAGTATTGGAATCTAAGTATGAAGAAAATGTAGATAAGAAAAGAGCCGTTATTGATAAGATTTCCAATTTAACAGAAGATGACAGTAAAGGTTCTCATAAGTTTTGGCAGCAGAAAATCAAGGAATTGGAAGAGTTGAGGCAACAGTTTTTCAAAATAGGAAAAGTGCCCAGAAGTGTAAATGATAAGATTTGGAAAGAATTTAAAGAGTCCACACGTAAATTTAATAGGCAAAAGAATGCATATTATAAAAATGTAAAAAGTGAGCAACACGAAAATCTTAAAAAGAAAAATGCCTTGGTTGAAAAAGCAGAATCTTTAAAAGATAGTGAAGATTTTGATGCTACAACGGATATTATGAAGCAAATTCAGGCCGAATGGAAAACCATTGGTCATGTGCCTCGAAAATATTCCGATAAAATCTGGAAACAATTTAAAAATGCTTGCAACCATTATTTTGATAGACTTCATGGTAAACAAGATGAAGCTAATAAGGAACAAGTAGAAGCTTTTAATAAGAAAAAAGAATTGCTTGAAAATCTTAAAAATCAGGCAAATAAAAATGAATCATTAGGGTTAGATGTTATCAATTCTTATATAGAAGATTGGAATAAATTGGAGCGTTTACCGCATAATATGAACCATATAGAAGTGAAGTTTAATAAAACGCTAAATTCACTTTATAGTAAATTGGATTTGAACGAGAAAGAAATTGCCATGCTCAAGTTCAAAAACATGGTAAATAATTATCTAGAAACTAAAAACCACCGAAAACTGGAAAACGAACAGCAATTTGTCAGAAAAAAAATTGATGAAGTTACCCGAGAAATTCAGCAATTGGAAAATAATATGGGCTTTTTTGCAAATGCTGATTCCGATAGCCCCCTATTAAGAGGGGTGCAAGATAATATTGAAAATTACAATCAACAATTAGAAATTTGGAAAACTAAGTTAGACTATATAACTAAGTTGGAATATTAA
- a CDS encoding DUF6090 family protein — protein sequence MSKFFRSKLPKTITYFLGEILIVVLGIFIAVQLNNWNENIKDRKEEKKSLELLLNELNYEKFTVDYSDKELKKSIAYLTQIKNGNYSKIDSLTNKLDNEYIKQKINSSYINMKFSGKLNLISNDTLKSIIARHYEIYYEYFGNFEKSQRAFIHNNVRPYILKELNLSSDSISDNLKIIEKLKDQELQNLISYQIDALTSIDKALDPSYLEQTIQYVEKELAKFD from the coding sequence ATGTCAAAATTTTTTAGAAGCAAATTACCAAAAACTATTACCTATTTTTTAGGTGAAATACTGATTGTGGTATTGGGTATTTTTATTGCGGTTCAGTTAAATAATTGGAATGAAAACATAAAGGATAGAAAGGAAGAGAAAAAATCATTAGAACTATTATTAAATGAGTTAAATTATGAAAAATTTACAGTTGACTATTCTGACAAAGAATTAAAGAAAAGTATCGCATATTTAACGCAAATTAAAAACGGTAATTACTCAAAAATTGATTCCTTAACAAACAAACTTGATAATGAATATATAAAACAAAAAATTAATTCTTCGTATATCAACATGAAATTTAGCGGTAAGCTAAACCTAATAAGCAATGATACTTTAAAGAGCATCATTGCACGACATTATGAAATATATTATGAGTATTTTGGCAATTTTGAAAAGTCACAAAGAGCATTTATTCATAATAATGTTAGGCCTTATATTTTAAAAGAATTGAATTTATCATCAGATAGTATTTCTGACAATTTAAAAATTATTGAAAAATTAAAAGATCAAGAATTACAAAATCTTATCAGCTACCAAATTGACGCATTAACATCTATAGATAAGGCGTTGGATCCTTCTTATCTTGAGCAAACCATTCAATATGTAGAAAAAGAATTAGCCAAATTCGATTAA
- a CDS encoding 3-oxoacyl-ACP synthase III family protein: MYNSKITGLGFYVPDNVVTNDDLSKIMDTNDEWIQERTGIKERRWIPENSDETSATMGAKAAKIAIERAGLTKDDIDFIVFATLSPDYYFPGCGVQIQDMLDMPTIGALDIRNQCSGFIYALSTADQFIKTGMYKNILVIGAEYHSNGLDKTTRGRGVSVIFGDGAGACVLSRTEDNNKGILSSHLHSEGQYAEKLVVKSPSIKHWVPEILASDEEDTSYFPYMDGTFVFKNAVVRFSEVIMEGLKTNKLAPTDIDILIPHQANLRIAQFIQKKFQLEDNQVFNNIMKYGNTTAASIIIALTEAHEKGKIKDNDLVVLAAFGSGFTWGSVIMRW; encoded by the coding sequence ATGTACAATTCAAAAATAACGGGACTTGGTTTTTACGTACCAGATAATGTGGTAACCAATGATGACCTTTCAAAAATTATGGATACCAATGATGAGTGGATTCAAGAACGAACAGGCATTAAAGAACGCCGTTGGATTCCTGAAAATAGCGATGAAACCTCTGCAACAATGGGTGCAAAAGCAGCCAAGATCGCTATTGAGCGTGCAGGTTTGACCAAAGATGATATTGACTTTATAGTATTTGCCACCTTAAGTCCCGATTATTATTTTCCTGGGTGTGGCGTTCAAATCCAAGATATGTTAGACATGCCAACTATTGGAGCTTTAGATATTAGAAATCAGTGTTCGGGGTTTATTTATGCCCTTTCAACTGCCGATCAGTTTATTAAAACTGGGATGTATAAAAACATATTGGTCATTGGAGCAGAATACCATTCTAACGGATTAGACAAAACTACACGTGGCCGTGGTGTTTCAGTTATTTTTGGCGACGGTGCGGGAGCTTGTGTATTATCAAGAACTGAAGACAACAACAAGGGTATTCTATCCTCTCATTTGCATAGTGAAGGTCAATATGCGGAAAAGTTAGTCGTAAAATCACCTAGTATTAAACATTGGGTTCCAGAAATTTTAGCTTCTGATGAGGAAGACACCTCTTACTTTCCATATATGGACGGTACTTTTGTCTTTAAAAACGCCGTAGTTCGTTTTAGCGAAGTAATTATGGAAGGTTTAAAAACTAATAAGTTGGCTCCAACGGATATTGATATCCTTATCCCACATCAAGCTAATTTGCGTATTGCTCAATTTATTCAAAAGAAGTTCCAGTTAGAAGACAATCAGGTGTTTAATAATATTATGAAGTACGGTAATACAACAGCAGCTTCAATAATTATTGCATTGACCGAAGCTCATGAAAAAGGGAAAATAAAAGATAATGATCTTGTCGTTTTGGCCGCTTTTGGAAGCGGATTTACTTGGGGAAGTGTGATTATGAGATGGTAG